A part of Sparus aurata chromosome 19, fSpaAur1.1, whole genome shotgun sequence genomic DNA contains:
- the gli3 gene encoding transcriptional activator GLI3: protein METQSQASSAAEKKKRVETIVATKGSSARNDISEKAVASSTTSNEDESSSTPYHRERRNAISSQAPAPGGPDRNVSEEPSTSTEERPSLLKKELHSSLPHLADHALPYRGTLFAMDPRNGYLDSHYPAPQFFPTFHPPVPIDDRHTQGRYIYEPSPVPPLHVPPGLAGSPAFSDISLIRISPQRNPSVGAESPFHPPHPYINPYMDYIRSLHSSPSISVLSATRGLSPADAPHTGLTTAEYYHQMALLAGHRSPYATDLLPSVAATAGATSASALHMEYLQAMESSRFSSPRLPSRPSRKRPLPISPLSEHSFDLQTMIRNSPNSLVTMLNNSRSSSSTSGSYGHLSAGAISPALSFAYPPTPVALHVHQQLIGRQPGIVGSAFGHSPPLIHPSPAFATQRPVPGIPPAGLSASERSAISNDSSQTKPTSESAVSSTGDPMHHKRSKMKPEEELPSPGAVSVQDHPDGMTLVKEEGDKDESKQEPEVVYETNCHWENCCREFDTQEQLVQHINNDHIHGEKKEFVCRWEECSREQKPFKAQYMLVVHMRRHTGEKPHKCTFEGCAKAYSRLENLKTHLRSHTGEKPYVCEHEGCNKAFSNASDRAKHQNRTHSNEKPYVCKIPGCTKRYTDPSSLRKHVKTVHGPEAHVTKKQRGDYPRPPPQPREPGSNGQGRSPGQLPLGGYTDQREYNHATSKQDECLQVKSIKTEKPMTSQPSPGGQSTCSSDQSPISFYPSSGVQLAVSAGRSPGEGLEENEEKEENDEEADEECEGEPAPIMDSTVSTATTAMLTLQARRSVGRPLRWMEHIKMERLKQVNGALPRLGPLSPTPPPKGSTLPNILGKGSCLGRQWGVSAPQPPVHAELSSTELTVLNLLRDRRDSSGSTTSSAYLSSSRRSSGISPCFSSRRSSQASQSEGTMAASHHRRLHNLSSSDSYDPISTDASRRSSEASHYGGGTGGGGGGILSGGGCGGVGGVSIGGGGGSRGMLNLTPAQHYHLKAKYAAATGGPPPTPLPNMERMSLKTRMAMMDEGGSNHSLPPLVRPHRCSDSTNGYTNGYIGHAGYRRRVLYPGEGPLNGNRRASDPIRTQASDMCSLPPVQRFNSLNNLHPLPPLSHQSTPETRNFSLQNYTRSEGNLQRGLQHSPYTPSIAEHAALEALAMEDNGEACLLLGDEDMLPDDLVQYLHSQVQVDGGSYMHIEDQLASSQRDTSNPSMEEIDQIQTSGLIMAFPGSLSLQNNPMGERKSPSKLPIQWNEVSSGSADRSPQRELNHQTQCGRWSGSEHGPVSAPFGRFGNMVVQQQVPHDFQNSCAQANQSQSSCSVNPAVKLETSPNSCMEMRGTGPNSTNVFGRSNFPQIIDGPLPQGFKQMASNGPQKQSHFQQNHNSSTSCQVGNNLLLSRVSMDNVPSLSQGTALHHNRQVHAPCPPINSYRNLVRTQQYLIPENSSEIQASLNQQQQLQRSGDQCSLAHQVSGLKLEAPDHGYLEQGFSDCLAYEPADHKASAFPVLEDQCLLDSMAESVGQGGGGGSGNSVALLSPGADQVTSTVDGNVPVVLDEGVTLDFGVMLEDGFDQGSLVSGVLSPSIFQGLSRTSSRLTTPRASAAFHSVAPGLNNMAIGDMSSLLTTLAEESKFLAIMQ, encoded by the exons GCCTCCTGGGCTAGCGGGCAGTCCAGCTTTCTCCGACATCTCCCTCATCCGGATCTCGCCCCAGCGGAACCCCTCTGTGGGGGCGGAGTCGCCCTTTCACCCTCCGCACCCCTACATCAACCCATACATGGACTACATCCGCTCGCTCCACAGCAGCCCCTCCATCTCGGTTCTGTCAGCCACCCGGGGCCTCAGCCCTGCAGATG CCCCTCACACAGGTCTGACCACGGCCGAGTACTACCACCAGATGGCTCTGCTGGCGGGCCACCGCAGCCCCTACGCGACCGACCTGCTCCCTTCTGTGGCCGCCACAGCCGGCGCCACCAGCGCCAGCGCCCTGCACATGGAGTACCTGCAGGCGATGGAGA GCTCTCGCTTCTCGAGCCCGAGGCTGCCATCGCGGCCCAGCAGGAAGCGCCCGCTGCCCATCTCGCCCCTCTCCGAGCACAGCTTCGACCTGCAGACGATGATCCGCAACTCGCCCAACTCCCTCGTCACCATGCTCAACAACTCCcgctccagctcctccaccagcGGCTCCTACGGCCACCTCTCTGCTGGCGCCATCAG CCCAGCGTTAAGCTTCGCCTACCCTCCAACGCCGGTGGCCCTGCACGTGCACCAGCAGCTGATAGGCCGCCAGCCGGGCATCGTGGGCTCCGCCTTTGGCCACAGTCCGCCCCTCATCCACCCATCGCCAGCCTTCGCCACCCAGAGGCCCGTACCTGGCATCCCCCCCGCCGGGCTCAGCGCCAGCGAGCGCTCAGCCATCTCCAACGACTCCTCACAG ACCAAGCCAACGAGTGAATCTGCGGTGAGCAGCACAGGAGACCCGATGCATCACAAACGCTCCAAAATGAAACCAGAGGAAGAGTTGCCGAGCCCGGGCGCAGTGAGCGTACAG GACCACCCTGACGGGATGACCCTGGTGAAGGAGGAAGGGGACAAAGATGAGAGCAAACAGGAACCGGAGGTGGTTTACGAGACAAACTGCCACTGGGAGAACTGCTGCCGCGAGTTTGACACACAGGAGCAGCTCGTACAA CACATCAACAATGACCACATCCACGGGGAGAAGAAGGAGTTTGTGTGTCGATGGGAGGAATGCTCTCGAGAGCAGAAGCCATTCAAGGCGCAATACATGCTTGTGGTCCACATGCGGAGGCATACTGGGGAAAAGCCCCACAAGTGCACA TTTGAGGGCTGTGCCAAGGCCTACTCTCGTCTGGAAAACCTTAAGACTCACTTACGATcccacactggagagaaaccttATGTGTGTGAGCATGAAGGCTGCAACAAGGCCTTTTCCAATGCGTCCGATCGGGCGAAACATCAGAATCGCACACACTCAAACGAG AAACCGTATGTGTGTAAAATCCCAGGCTGCACGAAACGCTACACGGACCCAAGCTCCTTACGCAAGCACGTGAAGACGGTGCACGGGCCGGAGGCGCACGTCACCAAGAAGCAGCGTGGAGATTACCCACGCCCTCCGCCTCAACCTCGGGAGCCTGGGAGCAATGGTCAGGGCCGGTCGCCAGGGCAACTGCCCCTGGGTGGGTATACGGACCAAAGGGAGTACAACCATGCTACCTCAAAACAGGACGAATGTCTGCAGGTCAAGTCCATCAAGACAGAGAAGCCCATG ACGTCTCAGCCAAGCCCTGGCGGTCAGTCTACATGCAGCAGTGACCAGTCCCCAATCAGCTTCTATCCCAGCAGTGGAGTCCAGCTTGCTGTGAGCGCCGGACGCTCGCCAGGGGAGGGGCTGGAGGAGAAcgaggagaaagaggaaaatgacGAGGAGGCCGACGAGGAGTGTGAGGGTGAGCCAGCCCCCATCATGGACTCCACAGTCTCCACGGCAACCACGGCCATGCTGACCCTGCAGGCGAGGCGAAGTGTTGGCCGCCCTCTGCGCTGGATGGAGCACATCAAGATGGAGAGGTTGAAGCAGGTGAATGGAGCGCTGCCCAGACTGGGGCCCTTGTCCCCTACACCGCCCCCAAAAGGTTCCACACTACCCAACATCCTGGGGAAGG GATCCTGTCTGGGCAGGCAGTGGGGGGTGTCTGCTCCTCAGCCACCTGTTCATGCTGAGCTGAGCAGCACAGAGCTAACAGTGCTTAATCTGCTCCGAGACCGGCGTGACAGCAGTGGCAGCACCACCAGTTCAGCCTACCTGAGCAGCAGTCGGCGCTCCTCAGGCATCTCCCCCTGCTTCTCCAGTCGACGCTCCAGCCAGGCTTCCCAGAGTGAGGGTACGATGGCAGCCTCCCACCACCGCCGCCTCCACAACCTTAGCTCCAGCGACTCCTATGACCCTATCTCTACCGATGCCTCCCGCCGGTCCAGCGAGGCAAGCCACTATGGAGGAGGCACaggaggtgggggtggagggATACTCTCAGGTGGGGGCTGTGGTGGTGTAGGGGGAGTCAGtataggaggaggaggggggtcacgAGGGATGCTCAATTTAACCCCAGCGCAACACTACCACCTGAAAGCCAAGTACGCAGCAGCAACTGGCGGCCCACCTCCCACACCTCTACCCAACATGGAGCGCATGAGCTTGAAGACCCGCATGGCCATGATGGATGAGGGCGGTAGCAACCACTCTTTGCCACCTCTAGTCAGGCCACATCGCTGTAGTGATAGCACCAACGGGTACACCAATGGGTATATAGGGCATGCAGGTTATAGAAGGAGGGTCCTCTACCCTGGTGAGGGACCACTGAATGGCAACCGGAGGGCCAGTGATCCAATTCGGACACAGGCTTCTGATATGTGCAGTCTGCCTCCAGTGCAGCGCTTCAACAGCCTTAACAACCTCCACCCTCTTCCACCTCTGTCTCATCAGTCTACACCTGAAACTCGCAACTTTAGCTTACAGAACTACACACGCTCAGAGGGCAACCTGCAGAGAGGCTTGCAGCACTCACCGTACACCCCTAGCATCGCAGAACACGCAGCCTTAGAAGCCCTGGCCATGGAAGATAACGGGGAGGCTTGTCTGTTGCTTGGGGATGAGGATATGCTACCAGATGACCTGGTGCAGTATCTCCACTCCCAGGTTCAGGTGGATGGTGGCTCCTACATGCACATTGAGGACCAATTAGCGTCTAGCCAAAGGGACACCTCCAATCCATCAATGGAGGAAATAGACCAGATCCAGACTTCAGGGTTAATTATGGCCTTCCCTGGGTCCCTCAGTCTCCAGAACAACCCGATGGGAGAGCGGAAGAGCCCTAGTAAGCTTCCCATCCAGTGGAATGAAGTGAGCTCGGGGAGTGCTGACAGGTCTCCTCAGAGGGAACTAAACCACCAGACACAGTGTGGAAGGTGGTCGGGCTCAGAACATGGACCTGTATCTGCACCTTTTGGCAGGTTTGGAAACATGGTGGTTCAGCAACAAGTGCCCCATGATTTCCAGAACAGTTGTGCCCAGGCTAATCAGTCTCAAAGTTCTTGCTCTGTCAATCCTGCGGTGAAGCTAGAAACATCACCTAACTCCTGCATGGAGATGAGAGGTACTGGTCCCAACTCTACAAACGTCTTCGGAAGGTCGAACTTCCCACAGATCATTGATGGGCCTCTTCCGCAGGGCTTCAAACAGATGGCCTCCAATGGACCTCAAAAACAGAGCCACTTCCAGCAGAACCACAACAGTAGCACCTCTTGCCAGGTTGGGAACAACCTACTTCTTAGCAGGGTCTCTATGGACAACGTACCCAGCCTCTCCCAGGGAACTGCTCTTCATCACAATCGGCAGGTCCATGCCCCTTGTCCACCAATCAACAGTTACAGGAACTTAGTCAGGACCCAGCAGTACCTCATTCCCGAGAACTCCAGTGAAATCCAGGCTAGTCTCAATCAGCAGCAACAACTGCAGAGAAGTGGGGACCAATGTTCCCTTGCGCATCAGGTATCTGGGCTGAAACTGGAGGCCCCAGACCATGGATACTTAGAGCAGGGCTTCAGTGACTGCCTTGCTTATGAACCAGCAGATCACAAGGCCTCCGCGTTTCCTGTCCTGGAGGACCAGTGCTTACTGGACTCCATGGCTGAGTCTGTGGGACAAGGTGGTGGCGGTGGCAGTGGGAACTCGGTTGCCCTTCTTTCCCCTGGCGCAGACCAGGTGACCAGCACAGTGGACGGCAATGTGCCTGTTGTATTAGATGAGGGGGTCACTCTGGACTTTGGTGTCATGCTGGAGGATGGCTTCGACCAGGGTAGCCTGGTCTCAGGGGTGCTGAGTCCTTCCATCTTCCAGGGTCTGTCCAGGACCTCATCACGCCTGACCACCCCTCGAGCATCCGCGGCCTTCCACAGTGTGGCGCCTGGCCTGAACAACATGGCGATCGGAGACATGAGCTCTCTCCTCACCACACTTGCTGAGGAGAGCAAGTTCCTGGCTATCATGCAgtag
- the prpf4bb gene encoding pre-mRNA processing factor 4Bb isoform X2, producing the protein MSPVEEAVTNGEKTEEGSKHHSSSSGKHKRKKHKHRSKHKKHKHASDEDKDRKRKHRHKHRKHKRKEGSSPSAAVLFGSSSHRKVESSPSSGNPSLDDRALLEDLEKQRAMIKAELDSQLMEGKVQSGMGLILQGYNSGSEEDGEARIRNGEQRQRGSSGKPISPRGGKSGKSRRDSTEGSKSSAKRRSRSKSADRLGQAKESKQDKVTKPTKDAGVKDRSRGRSRSKDRKRSDSADRSKERTRKSNSPSSWRGEQKGSRSDKRPSPQRDNDRPNPERASQRSRSPGRERPGRPDADRDKRPTKSPSKDASSGKENRSPHRRGPHSPTRKRSASPRHRDAHHPSTSASDRTSKQSSSPSRPRSPPRRGRSRSPDVRRRDADRQDSPLRKRPRPDLGPGRDRSRENSPRSAPRRRMSRSPLRRRSPSLRRRSRSSPRRRSPLGHRSGERDRYGRLRQYRRSMSRDRDRRRRPGRDEDKFKGSLSEGMKVDQESSEEEVLEDFDGEEVDEEALIEQRRQQRLAIVQKYRSANEDTNMVSEPSSPQSSTRSRSPSPDDILERVAADVKEYERENLNTFEASIKAKHNLIAQEKDGANPKKPSAPDMFTESDDMFAADFDSARMRAAGVGKDFKENPNLRDNWTDAEGYYRVNIGETLDKRYDVYGYTGQGVFSNVIRARDTARAGQEVAVKIIRNNELMQKTGLKELEFLKKLNDADPDDKFHCLRLFRHFYHKQHLCLVFEPLSMNLREVLKKYGKDVGLHIKAVRSYSQQLFLALKLLKRCNILHADIKPDNILVNESKTILKLCDFGSASHVADNDITPYLVSRFYRAPEIIIGKPYDYGIDMWSVGCTLYELYTGKILFPGSSNNHMIKLAMDLKGKMPNKMIRKGLFKDQHFDQNLNFLYIEVDKVTEREKVTVMSTINPTKDLLTDMIGGQRLPEDQRKKVMQLKDLLDGTLMLDPAKRISINQALQHPFIQEKI; encoded by the exons ATGTCTCCTGTG GAAGAGGCAGTGACTAATGGCGAGAAGACAGAAGAGGGGTCCaaacatcacagcagcagcagcggtaaacacaagaggaaaaaacacaagcaccgcagtaagcacaaaaaacacaagcatgCCTCTGATGAGGACAAGGACCGCAAACGCAAGCACCGtcacaaacacaggaaacacaaacgcaaagagggctcctctccctctgctgctgtcctctTCGGCTCCTCCAGTCACAGAAAAGTTGaatcctctccctcctctggaAATCCAAGTCTGGATGACCGGGCCTTGCTGGAGGatttggagaagcagagggcCATGATCAAAGCTGAGCTGGACAGCCAGTTGATGGAGGGCAAGGTTCAGTCAGGCATGGGCTTGATCCTTCAGGGTTACAACTCTGGATCTGAGGAGGATGGAGAAGCTAGGATCAGAAATGGAGAACAGCGTCAAAGGGGTAGCTCAGGTAAACCCATTTCCCCCAGAGGGGGAAAGAGTGGAAAATCTAGACGGGACTCAACAGAGGGCAGTAAGTCCAGCGCTAAGCGTCGTAGTCGGAGTAAATCTGCAGACAGGCTAGGACAGGCCAAGGAGTCTAAGCAGGACAAGGTGACCAAACCCACCAAGGATGCTGGTGTCAAAGACAGAAGCCGAGGCCGGAGCAGGTCAAAAGACAGAAAGCGTTCGGACAGTGCTGACAGGTCCAAAGAAAGAACCCGAAAGTCCAACTCTCCCTCCAGCTGGAGAGGAGAGCAAAAAGGCAGCCGCTCTGATAAACGTCCCTCTCCACAGCGGGACAACGACAGACCAAACCCGGAGAGAGCGAGCCAACGGTCCAGATCACCCGGACGAGAACGCCCAGGTCGCCCGGATGCTGACCGGGACAAACGACCGACCAAATCTCCGTCCAAGGACGCTTCATCGGGGAAAGAGAACCGCTCCCCTCATAGACGAGGGCCTCACAGCCCCACAAGGAAACGCAGTGCTTCCCCGCGCCACAGAGATGCCCACCACCCCTCGACTAGTGCCTCAGACAGGACATCAAAACAGAGCAGCTCTCCATCCAGACCAAGGTCCCCACCCAGGAGAGGCCGCAGCCGCTCACCTGACGTCAGGAGGAGGGATGCTGACAGGCAGGACTCACCATTGAG GAAGCGCCCTCGACCAGATCTAGGGCCAGGCAGGGATAGATCACGAGAGAACAGTCCCAGATCAGCCCCTCGTCGCAGGATGAGTCGCTCACCTCTGAGACGGAGGTCCCCGTCACTGCGGCGTCGCTCCCGTTCTTCACCTCGCCGACGGTCTCCCCTGGGACACAG GTCTGGAGAAAGAGACAGGTATGGCAGGCTCAGACAGTACCGGCGCTCAATGTCTCGCGATCGAGACAGGAGAAGAAGACCAGGTAGAGACGAGGACAAGTTCAAGGGCAGCCTTTCAGAGGGCATGAAGGTCGACCAGGAGTCCTCGGAGGAAGAAGT GTTGGAGGATTTtgatggagaggaggtggaTGAAGAAGCTCTCATTGAACAGCGCCGCCAGCAGCGCTTGGCCATTGTCCAG AAATACAGATCTGCAAATGAGGACACCAACATGGTGTCAGAGCCCAGCAGCCCTCAGAGCAGCACACGCAGCCGTTCCCCCTCACCTGACGATATTTTGGAGCGAGTAGCCGCGGACGTCAAGGAGTACGAACGGGAGAACCTCAACACCTTTGAGGCCAGCATCAAAGCCAAGCACAACCTCATCGCCCAGGAGAAAGACG GAGCCAACCCAAAGAAGCCCTCAGCCCCCGACATGTTTACAGAGTCTGATGACATGTTTGCTGCTGACTTTGAT AGCGCCaggatgagagcagcaggtgtAGGAAAGGACTTCAAGGAGAACCCCAACCTCAGGGACAACTGGACTGATGCTGAGGGTTACTACC GGGTGAACATCGGGGAGACACTGGACAAGCGCTATGATGTGTACGGCTACACAGGCCAGGGTGTCTTCAGCAACGTGATCAGAGCCAGGGACACTGCCAGGGCCGGCCAGGAGGTGGCAGTCAAGATCATCCGAAACAATGAGCTCAT GCAGAAGACCGGGTTGAAGGAGTTGGAGTTCCTCAAGAAGCTGAATGACGCAGATCCTGATGACAAGTTCCACTGCCTTCGCCTCTTCAGGCACTTCTACCACAAGCAGCATCTTTGTCTGGTGTTTGAGCCTCTCag TATGAATTTGCGAGAGGTGTTGAAGAAATACGGTAAAGACGTTGGGCTCCACATCAAGGCTGTGCGCTCCTACAGTCAGCAGCTCTTTTTGGCCCTCAAGCTGCTCAAACGATGCAACATCCTCCACGCTGACATCAAGCCAGACAATATCCTG GTGAATGAGTCAAAGACCATCTTGAAACTCTGTGACTTTGGTTCTGCGTCTCATGTTGCTGACAATGACATCACACCGTACCTGGTCAGCAGATTCTACAGAGCTCCAGAAATCA TCATAGGTAAACCGTACGACTATGGGATTGACATGTGGTCCGTTGGCTGCACTTTATACGAGCTTTACACTGGCAAAATCCTGTTTCCCGGGTCTTCTAACAATCACATGATCAAACTAGCTATGGACCTCAAGGGCAAGATGCCCAACAAG ATGATCCGTAAAGGCTTGTTCAAAGACCAGCACTTCGATCAGAATTTGAACTTCCTGTACATTGAAGTAGACAAAGTGACAGAAAGG GAGAAGGTGACGGTGATGAGCACCATCAACCCCACCAAAGATCTGCTGACAGACATGATAGGAGGCCAGCGACTGCCCGAGGACCAGAGGAAGAAGGTGATGCAGCTGAAGGACCTGTTGGATGGCACCCTGATGCTGGACCCAGCCAAACGCATCAGCATCAACCAGGCTCTGCAGCACCCCTTTATCCAGGAGAAGATCTGA
- the prpf4bb gene encoding pre-mRNA processing factor 4Bb isoform X1, giving the protein MADVEMDIASTRMNNGNEHVKQDLESHERSGNEDSGDVSEEEEEEEEEEEEAVTNGEKTEEGSKHHSSSSGKHKRKKHKHRSKHKKHKHASDEDKDRKRKHRHKHRKHKRKEGSSPSAAVLFGSSSHRKVESSPSSGNPSLDDRALLEDLEKQRAMIKAELDSQLMEGKVQSGMGLILQGYNSGSEEDGEARIRNGEQRQRGSSGKPISPRGGKSGKSRRDSTEGSKSSAKRRSRSKSADRLGQAKESKQDKVTKPTKDAGVKDRSRGRSRSKDRKRSDSADRSKERTRKSNSPSSWRGEQKGSRSDKRPSPQRDNDRPNPERASQRSRSPGRERPGRPDADRDKRPTKSPSKDASSGKENRSPHRRGPHSPTRKRSASPRHRDAHHPSTSASDRTSKQSSSPSRPRSPPRRGRSRSPDVRRRDADRQDSPLRKRPRPDLGPGRDRSRENSPRSAPRRRMSRSPLRRRSPSLRRRSRSSPRRRSPLGHRSGERDRYGRLRQYRRSMSRDRDRRRRPGRDEDKFKGSLSEGMKVDQESSEEEVLEDFDGEEVDEEALIEQRRQQRLAIVQKYRSANEDTNMVSEPSSPQSSTRSRSPSPDDILERVAADVKEYERENLNTFEASIKAKHNLIAQEKDGANPKKPSAPDMFTESDDMFAADFDSARMRAAGVGKDFKENPNLRDNWTDAEGYYRVNIGETLDKRYDVYGYTGQGVFSNVIRARDTARAGQEVAVKIIRNNELMQKTGLKELEFLKKLNDADPDDKFHCLRLFRHFYHKQHLCLVFEPLSMNLREVLKKYGKDVGLHIKAVRSYSQQLFLALKLLKRCNILHADIKPDNILVNESKTILKLCDFGSASHVADNDITPYLVSRFYRAPEIIIGKPYDYGIDMWSVGCTLYELYTGKILFPGSSNNHMIKLAMDLKGKMPNKMIRKGLFKDQHFDQNLNFLYIEVDKVTEREKVTVMSTINPTKDLLTDMIGGQRLPEDQRKKVMQLKDLLDGTLMLDPAKRISINQALQHPFIQEKI; this is encoded by the exons gaagcaggatCTGGAAAGCCATGAAAGGAGTGGAAATGAGGACAGCGGAGACgtgtctgaggaggaggaagaagaagaggaagaagag GAAGAGGCAGTGACTAATGGCGAGAAGACAGAAGAGGGGTCCaaacatcacagcagcagcagcggtaaacacaagaggaaaaaacacaagcaccgcagtaagcacaaaaaacacaagcatgCCTCTGATGAGGACAAGGACCGCAAACGCAAGCACCGtcacaaacacaggaaacacaaacgcaaagagggctcctctccctctgctgctgtcctctTCGGCTCCTCCAGTCACAGAAAAGTTGaatcctctccctcctctggaAATCCAAGTCTGGATGACCGGGCCTTGCTGGAGGatttggagaagcagagggcCATGATCAAAGCTGAGCTGGACAGCCAGTTGATGGAGGGCAAGGTTCAGTCAGGCATGGGCTTGATCCTTCAGGGTTACAACTCTGGATCTGAGGAGGATGGAGAAGCTAGGATCAGAAATGGAGAACAGCGTCAAAGGGGTAGCTCAGGTAAACCCATTTCCCCCAGAGGGGGAAAGAGTGGAAAATCTAGACGGGACTCAACAGAGGGCAGTAAGTCCAGCGCTAAGCGTCGTAGTCGGAGTAAATCTGCAGACAGGCTAGGACAGGCCAAGGAGTCTAAGCAGGACAAGGTGACCAAACCCACCAAGGATGCTGGTGTCAAAGACAGAAGCCGAGGCCGGAGCAGGTCAAAAGACAGAAAGCGTTCGGACAGTGCTGACAGGTCCAAAGAAAGAACCCGAAAGTCCAACTCTCCCTCCAGCTGGAGAGGAGAGCAAAAAGGCAGCCGCTCTGATAAACGTCCCTCTCCACAGCGGGACAACGACAGACCAAACCCGGAGAGAGCGAGCCAACGGTCCAGATCACCCGGACGAGAACGCCCAGGTCGCCCGGATGCTGACCGGGACAAACGACCGACCAAATCTCCGTCCAAGGACGCTTCATCGGGGAAAGAGAACCGCTCCCCTCATAGACGAGGGCCTCACAGCCCCACAAGGAAACGCAGTGCTTCCCCGCGCCACAGAGATGCCCACCACCCCTCGACTAGTGCCTCAGACAGGACATCAAAACAGAGCAGCTCTCCATCCAGACCAAGGTCCCCACCCAGGAGAGGCCGCAGCCGCTCACCTGACGTCAGGAGGAGGGATGCTGACAGGCAGGACTCACCATTGAG GAAGCGCCCTCGACCAGATCTAGGGCCAGGCAGGGATAGATCACGAGAGAACAGTCCCAGATCAGCCCCTCGTCGCAGGATGAGTCGCTCACCTCTGAGACGGAGGTCCCCGTCACTGCGGCGTCGCTCCCGTTCTTCACCTCGCCGACGGTCTCCCCTGGGACACAG GTCTGGAGAAAGAGACAGGTATGGCAGGCTCAGACAGTACCGGCGCTCAATGTCTCGCGATCGAGACAGGAGAAGAAGACCAGGTAGAGACGAGGACAAGTTCAAGGGCAGCCTTTCAGAGGGCATGAAGGTCGACCAGGAGTCCTCGGAGGAAGAAGT GTTGGAGGATTTtgatggagaggaggtggaTGAAGAAGCTCTCATTGAACAGCGCCGCCAGCAGCGCTTGGCCATTGTCCAG AAATACAGATCTGCAAATGAGGACACCAACATGGTGTCAGAGCCCAGCAGCCCTCAGAGCAGCACACGCAGCCGTTCCCCCTCACCTGACGATATTTTGGAGCGAGTAGCCGCGGACGTCAAGGAGTACGAACGGGAGAACCTCAACACCTTTGAGGCCAGCATCAAAGCCAAGCACAACCTCATCGCCCAGGAGAAAGACG GAGCCAACCCAAAGAAGCCCTCAGCCCCCGACATGTTTACAGAGTCTGATGACATGTTTGCTGCTGACTTTGAT AGCGCCaggatgagagcagcaggtgtAGGAAAGGACTTCAAGGAGAACCCCAACCTCAGGGACAACTGGACTGATGCTGAGGGTTACTACC GGGTGAACATCGGGGAGACACTGGACAAGCGCTATGATGTGTACGGCTACACAGGCCAGGGTGTCTTCAGCAACGTGATCAGAGCCAGGGACACTGCCAGGGCCGGCCAGGAGGTGGCAGTCAAGATCATCCGAAACAATGAGCTCAT GCAGAAGACCGGGTTGAAGGAGTTGGAGTTCCTCAAGAAGCTGAATGACGCAGATCCTGATGACAAGTTCCACTGCCTTCGCCTCTTCAGGCACTTCTACCACAAGCAGCATCTTTGTCTGGTGTTTGAGCCTCTCag TATGAATTTGCGAGAGGTGTTGAAGAAATACGGTAAAGACGTTGGGCTCCACATCAAGGCTGTGCGCTCCTACAGTCAGCAGCTCTTTTTGGCCCTCAAGCTGCTCAAACGATGCAACATCCTCCACGCTGACATCAAGCCAGACAATATCCTG GTGAATGAGTCAAAGACCATCTTGAAACTCTGTGACTTTGGTTCTGCGTCTCATGTTGCTGACAATGACATCACACCGTACCTGGTCAGCAGATTCTACAGAGCTCCAGAAATCA TCATAGGTAAACCGTACGACTATGGGATTGACATGTGGTCCGTTGGCTGCACTTTATACGAGCTTTACACTGGCAAAATCCTGTTTCCCGGGTCTTCTAACAATCACATGATCAAACTAGCTATGGACCTCAAGGGCAAGATGCCCAACAAG ATGATCCGTAAAGGCTTGTTCAAAGACCAGCACTTCGATCAGAATTTGAACTTCCTGTACATTGAAGTAGACAAAGTGACAGAAAGG GAGAAGGTGACGGTGATGAGCACCATCAACCCCACCAAAGATCTGCTGACAGACATGATAGGAGGCCAGCGACTGCCCGAGGACCAGAGGAAGAAGGTGATGCAGCTGAAGGACCTGTTGGATGGCACCCTGATGCTGGACCCAGCCAAACGCATCAGCATCAACCAGGCTCTGCAGCACCCCTTTATCCAGGAGAAGATCTGA